The Pseudomonas azotoformans genome has a segment encoding these proteins:
- the mraY gene encoding phospho-N-acetylmuramoyl-pentapeptide-transferase, with protein MLLLLAEYLQQFHKGFAVFQYLTLRGILGVLTALCLSLFLGPWMIRTLQNLQIGQSVRNDGPQSHLSKSGTPTMGGALILSSIGISTLLWADLHNRYVWTVLLVTLLFGAIGWVDDYRKVIEKNSKGLPSRWKYFWQSVFGLGAAIFLYTTAPSAVETTLIIPMLKDASIPLGIGFVVLTYFVIVGSSNAVNLTDGLDGLAIMPTVMVGGALGIFCYLSGNVKFAEYLLIPYVPGAGELIVFCGALIGAGLGFLWFNTYPAQVFMGDVGALALGAALGTIAVIVRQEIVLFIMGGVFVMETLSVVIQVASFKLTGRRVFRMAPIHHHFELKGWPEPRVIVRFWIITVILVLIGLATLKLR; from the coding sequence ATGCTGCTGCTGCTGGCTGAGTATCTGCAACAGTTCCACAAAGGCTTCGCGGTCTTTCAGTACCTGACCCTGCGCGGGATCCTGGGTGTGCTGACCGCGTTGTGTTTGTCGCTGTTCCTGGGGCCGTGGATGATCCGCACCCTGCAGAACCTGCAAATTGGTCAATCGGTTCGTAATGACGGCCCGCAGTCGCACCTGTCCAAGTCCGGCACCCCGACCATGGGCGGCGCGCTGATCCTGTCGTCCATCGGCATCAGCACGTTGCTGTGGGCCGACCTGCACAACCGTTATGTATGGACCGTTCTGTTGGTGACGCTGCTGTTTGGCGCCATCGGCTGGGTGGATGACTACCGCAAAGTGATCGAGAAAAACTCGAAAGGGCTGCCAAGCCGCTGGAAGTATTTCTGGCAGTCGGTGTTCGGCCTCGGCGCTGCGATCTTCCTTTACACCACAGCGCCAAGCGCCGTGGAAACCACTTTGATCATCCCGATGCTCAAGGACGCCAGCATTCCCCTGGGCATCGGCTTCGTGGTGCTGACCTACTTCGTGATCGTCGGCTCCAGCAACGCGGTCAACCTGACTGACGGCCTCGACGGCCTGGCGATCATGCCAACGGTGATGGTCGGCGGCGCGCTCGGCATCTTCTGCTACCTGTCGGGTAACGTGAAATTCGCTGAATACCTGCTGATCCCCTATGTGCCGGGCGCAGGTGAATTAATTGTGTTCTGCGGTGCGCTGATCGGTGCCGGCCTGGGCTTCCTGTGGTTCAACACCTATCCCGCACAAGTCTTCATGGGTGACGTCGGCGCACTGGCGCTGGGCGCGGCCCTCGGCACCATCGCCGTGATCGTTCGCCAGGAAATCGTGCTGTTCATCATGGGCGGTGTGTTCGTGATGGAGACCCTGTCGGTGGTCATCCAGGTGGCCTCCTTCAAATTGACCGGGCGCCGCGTATTCCGCATGGCGCCGATTCACCACCACTTTGAACTCAAGGGCTGGCCTGAGCCACGTGTGATCGTCCGTTTCTGGATCATCACCGTGATTCTGGTGCTGATCGGCCTTGCCACCCTGAAACTGAGGTAG
- the murC gene encoding UDP-N-acetylmuramate--L-alanine ligase, producing MVENQKAMPQPEMRRIRRIHFVGIGGVGMCGIAEVLLNLGYQVSGSDLKESPVTDRLKTFGAQIYIGHRAENAAEADVLVVSSAVNTSNPEVATALERRIPVVPRAEMLAELMRYRHGIAVAGTHGKTTTTSLIASVFAAGGLDPTFVIGGRLNAAGTNAQLGTSRYLIAEADESDASFLHLQPLVAVVTNIDEDHMATYDGDFNKLKKTFVEFLHNLPFYGLAVVCLDDPVVREILPLVKRPTVTYGFSEDADVRAINVRQEGMQTFFTVLRPDREPLDVSVNMPGNHNVLNSLATICIATDEGVSDEAIVEGLSRFAGVGRRFQVYGQLPVEGGDVMLVDDYGHHPTEVAAVIKAVRGGWPERRLVMVYQPHRYSRTRDLYDDFVNVLADANVLLLMEVYPAGEEPIPGADSRKLCNSIRQRGQLDPIYIERGVDLAPIVKPLLRAGDILLCQGAGDIGGLAPKLLASPLFAAAKGKSK from the coding sequence ATGGTTGAGAATCAGAAAGCCATGCCACAACCGGAAATGCGCCGCATCCGTCGTATCCACTTCGTTGGTATCGGTGGCGTGGGCATGTGCGGCATCGCTGAAGTGTTGCTGAACCTGGGCTACCAGGTGTCCGGCTCCGACTTGAAAGAGTCGCCGGTCACCGACCGCCTGAAGACCTTCGGTGCACAGATCTATATCGGCCATCGCGCCGAGAACGCCGCTGAAGCCGATGTGCTGGTGGTGTCCAGCGCCGTGAACACCTCCAACCCGGAAGTGGCCACCGCCCTTGAGCGCCGCATTCCCGTGGTGCCGCGCGCCGAGATGCTGGCTGAGTTGATGCGTTATCGCCACGGCATCGCCGTCGCCGGTACCCACGGCAAAACCACCACCACCAGCCTGATCGCCTCGGTGTTCGCGGCCGGTGGCCTGGACCCGACGTTCGTCATTGGTGGCCGCCTGAATGCAGCCGGCACCAATGCACAACTGGGCACCAGCCGTTACCTGATCGCCGAAGCCGATGAAAGCGACGCGAGCTTCCTGCACCTGCAACCACTGGTCGCCGTCGTCACCAATATCGACGAAGACCACATGGCAACGTACGACGGTGACTTCAACAAATTGAAGAAAACCTTCGTCGAGTTCTTGCACAACCTGCCGTTCTACGGTCTGGCCGTGGTCTGCCTGGACGATCCGGTGGTGCGCGAAATCCTGCCACTGGTCAAGCGTCCGACCGTGACCTACGGCTTCAGCGAAGACGCCGACGTGCGCGCCATCAATGTGCGCCAGGAAGGCATGCAAACCTTCTTCACCGTGCTGCGTCCCGACCGCGAGCCGCTGGATGTGTCGGTGAACATGCCCGGCAACCACAACGTGCTGAATTCCCTGGCGACCATTTGCATCGCCACCGACGAAGGCGTCAGCGATGAAGCCATCGTCGAAGGCCTGTCGCGCTTTGCCGGCGTGGGCCGTCGCTTCCAGGTCTACGGCCAGTTGCCGGTAGAAGGCGGCGACGTGATGCTGGTGGACGACTACGGTCACCACCCGACCGAAGTCGCTGCCGTGATCAAGGCCGTGCGCGGTGGCTGGCCGGAGCGCCGCCTGGTGATGGTCTACCAGCCGCACCGCTATAGCCGTACCCGCGACCTGTACGACGATTTCGTCAATGTATTGGCCGACGCCAACGTGCTGCTGTTGATGGAGGTGTACCCGGCCGGTGAAGAACCGATCCCGGGCGCCGACAGCCGCAAGCTGTGCAACAGCATCCGTCAGCGTGGCCAGTTGGACCCGATCTACATCGAGCGTGGTGTGGACCTGGCGCCGATCGTCAAGCCGCTGCTGCGGGCCGGTGACATTTTGCTGTGCCAGGGCGCCGGTGATATCGGTGGTCTTGCGCCTAAGTTGCTGGCGAGCCCGCTGTTTGCTGCTGCGAAGGGGAAGTCGAAATGA
- a CDS encoding cell division protein FtsQ/DivIB, with protein MKGASLRHQPPQAPSRKPVPRGASRMVAKEPMSARLPKANFGFLKALFWPVLLVVLGFGTYEGAQRLLPYADRPITKISVQGDLSYISQQAVQQRIGPYLAASFFTIDLAGMRSELEQMPWIAHAEVRRVWPDQVTIRLEEQLPVARWGDEALLNNQGQAFTPRELANYEHLPQLFGPQRAQQQVMQQYQALSQMLRPMGFSIARLELRERGSWFLTTGAGSSGPGIQLLLGRDRLVEKMRRFIAIYDKTLKEQITNIASVDLRYANGLAVGWREPAAPTAAQPAVAKN; from the coding sequence ATGAAAGGCGCATCGCTTCGTCATCAGCCCCCCCAAGCACCGAGCCGCAAGCCGGTGCCACGGGGTGCCAGCCGAATGGTGGCTAAAGAGCCGATGTCGGCGCGCCTGCCGAAAGCCAACTTTGGTTTCCTCAAAGCGCTGTTCTGGCCGGTGTTGCTGGTGGTGCTGGGTTTCGGAACCTACGAAGGCGCGCAGCGTCTGTTGCCGTATGCCGACCGGCCGATCACCAAGATCAGCGTGCAGGGCGACTTGAGCTACATCAGCCAGCAAGCGGTACAGCAGCGCATCGGCCCGTACCTGGCGGCGAGCTTCTTTACCATCGACCTGGCCGGTATGCGCTCGGAGCTGGAGCAGATGCCGTGGATCGCGCACGCCGAAGTCCGCCGCGTATGGCCTGACCAGGTGACGATCCGCCTGGAAGAACAACTGCCCGTGGCCCGTTGGGGCGACGAAGCGCTGTTGAACAACCAGGGCCAGGCGTTCACCCCGCGTGAGCTGGCCAACTATGAGCACCTGCCGCAGCTGTTCGGGCCGCAGCGGGCGCAGCAACAAGTGATGCAGCAGTACCAGGCCTTGAGCCAGATGCTGCGTCCCATGGGCTTCTCCATTGCACGCCTGGAACTGCGTGAACGGGGTAGCTGGTTTTTGACGACCGGGGCAGGCAGTTCCGGCCCGGGCATCCAGTTGTTGCTGGGACGCGACCGCTTGGTGGAAAAGATGCGCCGCTTCATTGCCATCTATGACAAGACCTTGAAAGAACAGATTACGAACATTGCGAGCGTCGACCTGCGTTACGCCAACGGCCTGGCCGTCGGCTGGCGTGAACCGGCAGCGCCCACGGCAGCGCAACCCGCTGTCGCGAAGAATTAA
- the ftsW gene encoding putative lipid II flippase FtsW, which translates to MSINLRNIIKPYPSPIITGRGIDLDFPMLAGCLALLGLGLVMITSASSEVAAVQSGNTLYMMIRHLVYLVIGLGACIVTMMIPIATWQRLGWLMLIGAFGLLIMVILPGIGREVNGSMRWIGFGAFNVQPSEIAKVFVVIYLAGYLVRRQKEVRESWMGFFKPFIVLLPMAGLLLMEPDFGATVVMMGAAAAMLFLGGVGLFRFTLMVVLAVAAVTILVQAQPYRMARLITFTDPWSDQFGSGYQLTQALIAFGRGEWLGVGLGNSVQKQFYLPEAHTDFVFSVLAEELGVVGSLCTVALFVFVCVRGMYIGLWAEKAKQYFAAYVAYGLSFLWIGQFLINIGVNVGLLPTKGLTLPFLSYGGSSLVICCACLGLLLRIEWESRTHLGSEEMEFSESDFAEEPTHGR; encoded by the coding sequence ATGAGTATCAATTTGCGGAACATCATCAAGCCGTACCCGTCGCCGATCATTACCGGGCGCGGTATCGACCTTGACTTCCCGATGCTCGCCGGTTGCCTGGCGCTGTTGGGCCTGGGCCTGGTGATGATCACCTCGGCTTCGTCCGAAGTGGCGGCCGTGCAGTCGGGCAACACCCTGTACATGATGATCCGTCACCTGGTGTACCTGGTGATCGGTCTTGGCGCGTGCATCGTCACCATGATGATCCCGATCGCCACCTGGCAACGCCTGGGTTGGCTGATGCTGATCGGTGCGTTCGGCTTGCTGATCATGGTGATCCTGCCCGGCATTGGCCGCGAGGTGAACGGTTCGATGCGCTGGATCGGCTTCGGCGCGTTCAACGTGCAGCCGTCGGAAATCGCCAAGGTGTTCGTGGTGATCTACCTCGCCGGTTACCTGGTACGTCGCCAGAAAGAAGTGCGCGAAAGCTGGATGGGCTTTTTCAAGCCCTTCATCGTGCTGCTGCCGATGGCCGGCCTGTTGCTGATGGAGCCCGACTTCGGCGCCACCGTCGTGATGATGGGCGCAGCGGCGGCGATGCTGTTCCTCGGCGGCGTGGGCCTGTTCCGCTTTACCTTGATGGTGGTGCTGGCCGTGGCGGCCGTGACCATCCTGGTCCAGGCGCAACCCTACCGGATGGCGCGTCTGATCACCTTTACCGACCCCTGGTCCGACCAGTTCGGTTCCGGCTACCAGTTGACCCAGGCGCTGATCGCCTTCGGTCGCGGCGAGTGGCTGGGCGTGGGCCTGGGCAACAGTGTGCAGAAGCAGTTCTACCTGCCGGAAGCGCACACCGACTTCGTGTTCTCGGTACTTGCCGAAGAGCTGGGCGTGGTGGGTTCGCTGTGCACCGTCGCGTTGTTCGTGTTCGTGTGTGTACGCGGCATGTACATCGGCTTGTGGGCTGAAAAGGCCAAACAGTATTTCGCCGCCTATGTGGCGTACGGCTTGTCGTTCCTGTGGATCGGCCAGTTCCTGATCAACATCGGGGTGAACGTCGGCTTGCTGCCGACCAAGGGCCTGACCTTGCCGTTCCTCAGCTACGGCGGCAGTTCGTTGGTGATCTGCTGCGCGTGCCTGGGCTTGTTGCTGCGCATCGAGTGGGAGAGTCGAACCCACTTGGGCAGCGAAGAGATGGAATTCAGTGAAAGCGATTTTGCCGAGGAGCCGACCCATGGGCGCTAA
- the murD gene encoding UDP-N-acetylmuramoyl-L-alanine--D-glutamate ligase has protein sequence MSLIASDHFRIVVGLGKSGMSLVRFLANRGKPFAVADTRENPPELVTLRRDYPHVEVRCGELDVEFLCRADELYVSPGLAIATPALQAAAARGVKLSGDIDLFARNAQAPIVAISGSNAKSTVTTLVGEMAAAAGKRVAVGGNLGTPALDLLSDDVELYVMELSSFQLETTHDLGAEVATVLNVSEDHMDRYSGLPAYHLAKHRIFRGAKQVVVNRQDALSRPLMGEGLPCWTFGLSKPDFKAFGIREENGEKHLAFEFQNLMPVRELKIRGAHNQSNALAALALGHAVGLPFDAMLSALRTFGGLEHRCQWVRDLDGVSYYNDSKATNVGAALAAIEGLGADIEGKLVLIAGGDGKGADFKDLKGPVAEHCRAVVLMGRDSDLIAAALGDAVPQVRATSLDNAIAQCKALAQPGDAVLLSPACASFDMFKNYEERGQLFAAAVEALA, from the coding sequence GTGTCCCTGATCGCTTCAGACCACTTCCGCATCGTTGTCGGCCTCGGCAAGAGCGGCATGTCCCTGGTTCGCTTCCTGGCGAACCGGGGCAAGCCGTTTGCCGTGGCCGATACGCGGGAAAATCCACCGGAGCTGGTCACGCTGCGCCGTGACTACCCGCACGTGGAAGTGCGTTGTGGCGAGCTGGATGTCGAGTTTCTGTGCCGTGCCGACGAGCTCTACGTGAGCCCCGGCCTGGCCATCGCGACCCCGGCCCTGCAAGCCGCCGCCGCCCGTGGCGTGAAGCTGTCGGGCGATATCGATCTGTTCGCGCGTAACGCGCAGGCGCCGATCGTGGCCATCAGCGGTTCCAACGCAAAAAGCACCGTGACCACCCTGGTCGGCGAGATGGCGGCTGCGGCCGGCAAGCGCGTGGCCGTGGGCGGCAACCTCGGCACGCCGGCGCTGGACCTGCTCAGCGACGACGTCGAGCTGTACGTGATGGAACTGTCGAGCTTCCAACTGGAAACCACTCACGACCTCGGTGCCGAAGTGGCCACCGTGTTGAACGTCAGCGAAGACCACATGGACCGCTACAGCGGCCTGCCGGCCTATCACCTGGCCAAGCACCGGATCTTCCGGGGCGCCAAGCAAGTGGTGGTCAACCGTCAGGACGCCTTGAGCCGTCCGCTGATGGGCGAGGGCCTGCCATGCTGGACCTTCGGCCTGAGCAAGCCTGATTTCAAAGCCTTCGGCATTCGCGAAGAGAACGGCGAGAAACACCTGGCCTTCGAATTCCAGAACCTGATGCCGGTGCGTGAGCTGAAAATCCGTGGCGCCCATAACCAGTCCAACGCCCTGGCGGCTCTGGCGCTGGGGCATGCCGTTGGCCTGCCGTTCGACGCCATGCTGTCGGCCCTGCGTACTTTCGGCGGCCTGGAACATCGCTGCCAGTGGGTTCGCGATCTCGACGGTGTCAGCTATTACAACGATTCCAAGGCCACCAACGTCGGTGCGGCCCTGGCGGCTATCGAAGGCCTTGGCGCCGATATCGAAGGCAAGCTGGTGCTGATCGCCGGTGGCGACGGCAAGGGTGCCGACTTCAAGGACCTTAAAGGTCCGGTCGCCGAGCATTGCCGCGCCGTGGTGCTGATGGGCCGCGATTCCGATTTGATCGCCGCCGCCCTCGGCGATGCGGTGCCACAAGTGCGCGCCACCTCTCTGGACAACGCCATCGCCCAATGCAAAGCGCTGGCCCAGCCGGGTGATGCGGTGTTGCTGTCGCCGGCGTGCGCCAGTTTCGACATGTTCAAGAACTACGAAGAGCGCGGCCAGCTGTTCGCCGCCGCCGTGGAGGCCTTGGCATGA
- the ftsZ gene encoding cell division protein FtsZ encodes MFELVDNIPASPVIKVIGVGGGGGNAVNHMVKSNIEGVEFICANTDAQALKSIGARTILQLGTAVTKGLGAGANPEVGRQAALEDRERIAEVLQGTNMVFITTGMGGGTGTGAAPIIAEVAKEMGILTVAVVTRPFPFEGRKRMQIADEGIRLLSESVDSLITIPNEKLLTILGKDASLLSAFAKADDVLAGAVRGISDIIKRPGMINVDFADVRTVMSEMGMAMMGTGCASGPNRAREATEAAIRNPLLEDVNLQGARGILVNITAGPDLSLGEYSDVGSIIEAFASEHAMVKVGTVIDPDMRDELHVTVVATGLGAKIEKPVKVIDNTLHNAQANHASQAAAAPAPSRQELPSVNYRDLDRPTVMRNQAQAGAAASRSPNPQDDLDYLDIPAFLRRQAD; translated from the coding sequence ATGTTCGAACTCGTAGACAACATCCCCGCAAGCCCGGTTATCAAAGTAATCGGTGTCGGCGGTGGCGGCGGCAACGCTGTCAACCACATGGTCAAGAGCAACATTGAAGGCGTTGAATTCATCTGCGCCAACACTGATGCCCAGGCGCTGAAAAGCATCGGCGCGCGGACCATCCTGCAATTGGGCACAGCCGTGACCAAGGGCCTCGGTGCTGGCGCCAATCCGGAAGTCGGCCGTCAAGCCGCCCTGGAAGACCGCGAGCGTATTGCCGAAGTGCTGCAAGGCACCAACATGGTGTTCATCACCACCGGCATGGGCGGCGGTACCGGTACTGGTGCTGCGCCGATCATCGCCGAAGTGGCCAAGGAAATGGGCATTCTGACGGTCGCTGTCGTGACCCGTCCGTTCCCGTTCGAAGGTCGCAAGCGCATGCAGATCGCCGACGAAGGCATCCGCCTGCTGTCTGAAAGCGTCGACTCGTTGATCACCATCCCCAACGAGAAGCTGCTGACCATCCTGGGCAAGGACGCCAGCCTGCTGTCCGCCTTCGCCAAGGCTGACGATGTACTGGCCGGTGCCGTTCGCGGTATCTCCGACATCATCAAGCGTCCAGGCATGATCAACGTCGACTTTGCCGACGTACGTACCGTGATGAGCGAAATGGGCATGGCGATGATGGGCACTGGCTGCGCCAGCGGTCCGAACCGTGCGCGTGAAGCCACTGAAGCGGCCATCCGCAACCCGTTGCTGGAAGACGTGAACCTGCAAGGTGCACGCGGCATCCTGGTGAACATCACCGCCGGTCCTGACCTGTCCCTGGGTGAGTACTCCGACGTGGGTAGCATCATCGAAGCCTTCGCTTCCGAACACGCGATGGTCAAAGTCGGCACCGTGATCGATCCGGACATGCGCGACGAGCTGCATGTGACCGTGGTTGCGACCGGCCTGGGTGCAAAAATCGAGAAGCCTGTGAAGGTGATCGACAACACCCTGCACAACGCCCAAGCCAACCACGCCAGCCAAGCGGCTGCCGCTCCAGCGCCTTCGCGCCAGGAACTGCCGTCGGTGAACTACCGTGATCTGGACCGTCCGACCGTGATGCGCAACCAGGCTCAGGCCGGTGCTGCGGCGTCCCGTAGCCCGAATCCGCAAGATGATCTGGACTACCTGGACATCCCGGCATTCCTGCGTCGTCAGGCCGATTAA
- the murG gene encoding undecaprenyldiphospho-muramoylpentapeptide beta-N-acetylglucosaminyltransferase, whose amino-acid sequence MGANVLIMAGGTGGHVFPALACAREFQNRGYTVHWLGTPRGIENELVPNAGLPLHLINVTGLRGKGKLSLLKAPFVLLKAVWQARKVIRELKPVCVLGFGGYVTGPGGVAAKLAGVPVIVHEQNAVAGTANRLLVPLAARVCEAFPKTFGASDKLRTTGNPVRTELFMDIAREALEGRKPHLLVMGGSLGSEPLNKLLPEALAQLPVELRPEVFHQAGKDHGEVTAARYREAGVEANVQPFIKDMAHAYGWADLVVCRSGALTVSELAAAGLPSLLVPLPHAIDDHQTRNAEYLAGEGAAFLLPQRTTGAADLAARLTEVLMQPERLNSMASTASRLAKPDATRTVVDICLEVAHG is encoded by the coding sequence ATGGGCGCTAACGTGCTGATCATGGCAGGCGGCACCGGCGGCCATGTGTTCCCGGCCTTGGCCTGTGCGCGCGAATTCCAGAACCGTGGCTACACCGTGCACTGGTTGGGTACCCCGCGTGGCATCGAAAACGAATTGGTGCCGAATGCCGGTTTGCCGCTGCACCTGATCAACGTCACGGGCCTGCGTGGCAAGGGCAAGTTGTCCCTGCTCAAGGCGCCGTTCGTGTTGCTCAAAGCGGTGTGGCAGGCGCGCAAAGTCATTCGTGAACTGAAGCCGGTGTGTGTGCTCGGTTTTGGTGGGTATGTGACCGGTCCTGGTGGTGTTGCCGCCAAGCTCGCCGGTGTGCCGGTGATCGTGCACGAGCAGAACGCCGTCGCCGGTACCGCCAACCGTCTGCTGGTGCCGTTGGCTGCGCGGGTGTGTGAAGCATTTCCGAAAACCTTTGGTGCCTCGGACAAGCTGCGCACCACTGGCAACCCGGTGCGCACCGAACTGTTTATGGACATCGCCCGTGAAGCACTGGAAGGGCGCAAGCCGCACCTGCTGGTCATGGGCGGCAGCCTGGGCTCCGAGCCATTGAACAAACTGCTGCCGGAAGCGCTGGCGCAACTCCCTGTGGAATTGCGCCCGGAAGTCTTCCATCAGGCTGGCAAAGATCACGGTGAAGTCACCGCCGCGCGTTATCGCGAAGCCGGTGTCGAGGCGAACGTACAGCCCTTCATCAAAGACATGGCCCACGCCTATGGCTGGGCCGACCTGGTGGTCTGCCGCTCCGGTGCGCTGACTGTCAGTGAACTGGCTGCCGCCGGTCTGCCGTCCTTGCTGGTGCCTTTGCCCCACGCGATCGACGATCACCAGACCCGCAACGCCGAATATTTGGCCGGGGAGGGCGCTGCCTTCCTGCTGCCGCAAAGAACGACTGGCGCCGCCGATTTGGCCGCACGCCTGACTGAGGTTTTGATGCAACCGGAACGACTCAATAGCATGGCGAGCACCGCAAGCCGCCTGGCCAAACCTGACGCAACCCGCACCGTGGTCGATATCTGCCTGGAGGTGGCCCATGGTTGA
- the ftsA gene encoding cell division protein FtsA encodes MANVQSGKMIVGLDIGTSKVVALVGEVGEDGVIEIVGIGTHPSRGLKKGVVVNIESTVQSIQRAIEEAQLMAGCRIHSAFVGVAGNHIRSLNSHGIVAIRDREVSSADLERVLDAAQAVAIPADQRVLHTLPQDYVIDNQEGVREPLGMSGVRLEAKVHVVTCAVNAAQNIEKCVRRCGLEIDDIILEQLASAYSVLTDDEKELGVCLVDIGGGTTDIAIFTEGAIRHTAVIPIAGDQVTNDIAMALRTPTQYAEEIKIRYACALAKLAGAGETIKVPSVGDRPPRELSRQALAEVVEPRYDELFTLIQAELRRSGYEDLIPAGIVLTGGTSKMEGAVELAEEIFHMPVRLGVPHGVKGLGDVVRNPIYSTGVGLLLYGLQKQTDGISLSGPSNRDSYRSDDEAKAPLFERLQAWVKGNF; translated from the coding sequence ATGGCAAACGTGCAAAGCGGCAAAATGATCGTCGGTCTCGACATTGGCACCTCCAAAGTGGTGGCGCTGGTGGGCGAGGTCGGGGAAGACGGCGTTATCGAAATCGTCGGTATTGGCACGCATCCGTCCCGGGGCCTGAAGAAGGGCGTGGTGGTGAACATCGAGTCCACCGTGCAATCGATCCAGCGCGCCATCGAAGAAGCGCAGCTGATGGCCGGTTGCCGGATCCACTCGGCGTTCGTTGGCGTGGCGGGCAACCATATCCGCAGCCTGAATTCCCACGGCATCGTGGCGATCCGCGACCGCGAAGTCAGCTCCGCCGACCTTGAACGCGTGCTCGACGCCGCCCAGGCCGTGGCGATCCCGGCTGACCAGCGCGTGCTGCACACGCTGCCGCAGGATTACGTGATCGACAACCAGGAAGGCGTTCGTGAGCCCCTGGGCATGTCGGGCGTACGCCTGGAAGCCAAGGTCCACGTGGTGACCTGCGCCGTCAACGCCGCACAGAACATTGAAAAGTGCGTGCGCCGCTGCGGCCTGGAAATCGACGACATCATTCTTGAGCAACTGGCTTCGGCCTACTCGGTACTGACCGACGACGAAAAAGAACTGGGCGTATGCCTGGTCGACATCGGCGGCGGCACCACCGACATCGCGATCTTCACCGAGGGTGCGATCCGTCACACCGCCGTGATCCCGATTGCCGGTGACCAGGTGACCAACGACATCGCCATGGCGCTGCGTACGCCGACCCAGTACGCCGAAGAAATCAAGATTCGCTACGCCTGCGCCCTGGCCAAGCTGGCCGGTGCCGGCGAGACCATCAAGGTGCCGAGCGTGGGCGACCGTCCACCGCGCGAACTGTCGCGCCAGGCCCTGGCCGAAGTGGTCGAGCCGCGCTACGACGAACTGTTCACCCTGATCCAGGCTGAACTGCGCCGCAGCGGCTACGAAGATCTGATCCCGGCCGGCATCGTGCTGACCGGTGGCACCTCGAAGATGGAAGGCGCGGTCGAACTGGCCGAGGAAATCTTCCACATGCCCGTCCGCCTGGGCGTGCCCCATGGCGTCAAAGGCCTGGGCGACGTGGTGCGCAACCCGATTTACTCCACCGGTGTGGGCTTGCTGTTGTACGGGCTGCAAAAGCAGACCGACGGCATTTCCCTGTCGGGCCCGAGCAACCGTGACAGCTACCGCAGCGATGACGAGGCGAAAGCGCCGTTGTTCGAGCGGTTGCAGGCATGGGTCAAAGGCAATTTTTAA
- a CDS encoding D-alanine--D-alanine ligase: MINDYGSLFSTIAPADFGRVAVLFGGKSAEREVSLKSGNAVLEALQSAGVNAFGIDVGDDFLARLMAEKIDRAFIILHGRGGEDGSMQGLLECAGIPYTGSGILASALAMDKLRTKQVWHSLGIPTPRHSVLCSEDDCISAAKELGLPLIVKPAHEGSSIGMAKVNSAAELIDAWKAASTYDSQVLVEQWIQGPEYTIATLRGQVLPPIALGTPHTFYDYDAKYLASDTQYRIPCGLDASKEQELMDLTAKACEALGIAGWARADVMQDDQGNFWFLEVNTAPGMTDHSLVPMAARAAGLDFQQLVLAILADSIEPRG, from the coding sequence ATGATCAACGACTACGGCTCCCTGTTTTCCACAATCGCACCCGCAGACTTCGGCCGCGTCGCGGTGTTGTTCGGCGGTAAAAGCGCTGAGCGCGAAGTGTCGCTCAAGTCGGGCAACGCTGTGCTCGAAGCCCTGCAAAGCGCCGGGGTGAATGCGTTCGGCATCGACGTGGGCGATGATTTCCTCGCTCGCCTTATGGCCGAGAAGATCGACCGCGCCTTCATCATCCTCCACGGCCGTGGCGGTGAAGACGGCAGCATGCAAGGCCTGTTGGAGTGCGCTGGCATCCCTTACACCGGCAGCGGCATCCTCGCGTCGGCATTGGCCATGGACAAGTTGCGCACCAAGCAGGTGTGGCACAGCCTGGGCATTCCCACCCCGCGTCACAGCGTTCTGTGCAGCGAAGACGATTGTATTTCTGCAGCCAAGGAACTGGGCCTGCCTTTGATCGTCAAACCTGCCCATGAAGGCTCCAGTATCGGCATGGCTAAAGTGAACTCGGCCGCCGAATTGATCGACGCATGGAAAGCGGCAAGTACCTACGATTCGCAAGTGTTGGTGGAACAGTGGATCCAGGGTCCCGAGTACACCATCGCCACCCTGCGTGGCCAGGTATTGCCGCCTATCGCATTGGGCACGCCCCACACCTTTTACGACTACGACGCCAAGTACCTGGCTTCCGATACCCAGTACCGGATCCCGTGCGGCCTTGACGCAAGCAAAGAACAGGAATTGATGGACCTCACGGCGAAAGCCTGTGAGGCGCTGGGTATCGCCGGTTGGGCGCGGGCAGACGTGATGCAGGATGACCAAGGGAATTTCTGGTTCCTGGAAGTCAACACCGCACCGGGCATGACCGACCACAGCCTGGTTCCCATGGCAGCCCGTGCGGCCGGTCTGGACTTCCAGCAGTTGGTGCTGGCGATCCTGGCCGACAGCATTGAGCCAAGAGGCTAA